A window of Anas acuta chromosome 5, bAnaAcu1.1, whole genome shotgun sequence genomic DNA:
AACGGACAGGAGTTCGCCATCTCCATGCAGCTCTCTTTTATTTGTTCCCCCGTTCCTTTGGGGAAGATGCGAAGAAGCGAATTGCCAGCGTGCGTAGCCTACAGGATCGGGGGAATCCAGGCTGGGAATTTTATAGAATATTACTGAATTGCAACAATGAAACAGCAGGAACATCCCAGCCACGAGCTTAAGAGAGAAAAGATATTCTCCCCTAGATCTGTGCATGTTCCCGGCTGTGGCAGAAAGCTAAACCTCAGGCTGTGTCCGCCCGTCTCTCTGCATTTATCGTTTAAGCTCGCTTCTcggattcctttttttttccttttttttttttttttttcctgtttcactgTTGCAACAAACCCTGCCTTGTTGCGCTGGAGGGTTTTCAGGTCATCCCACGTACCCTAGAGGAAAGCACACGCCCAGTGCCTCACCTCCCCGGGCCGCCACGGAGCGCGCCCTGGGCGCGACCGCGTCCTTCCACGCGTTTCCCACCGCGGAGGAGAGCAGCCTCCGGCTGAAGCCCCCGGCTAGGCGGCACGTTTCCCTTAttcccccccttctcccccaaATTGTGCCGCAACAGTACAGCGCTTCATACAGGCGTGTGGTAAGGGGAGAGCCCGTCCGCTGGCCGGACGGAGGATCCCCACCGGGCTTAGTTACACGTGGAGGTGATGGAGCAGCCGGAGAAAAGCGGCGGTTCACCGACTTGGCGGCCCGAGCCTCCGCGTTAGCCCCGGGCCAGCCCCCGCCAGCCCCTCGGCCGTGCGGGGCTGCGCGCAGGGGTAGTGGGTTCATCCCGCTCGGGGGGTTAGCCCCGACCTCTTCCCTGCCACCGGGATTAGCCCGGCAGGGGCTGTCCCCGCGGGGGGCGAGGCGGCCTCGGGGACCCCCTGTCTCTAACCCCTCGCTGTCCCCAGCCTCCGACGAGAGCGGCCCGGAGCTGAGCCTGCCCGACTCCACCCAAAGGCCGCTCCCCGCCCGCGGCTCGGAGGCCGAGAAGAAAAAGAAGCGGCGGGTGCTCTTCTCCAAGGCGCAGacgctggagctggagcggcggTTCCGGCAGCAGCGCTACCTCTCGGCACCGGAGCGGGAGCAGCTGGCCCGCCTGCTCAGCCTCACGCCCACCCAGGTGAAGATCTGGTTCCAAAACCATCGCTACAAGATGAAGCGGGCGCGCAGCGAGGGGCCCGGCAGCCCTCCGCCGCCGCGCCCGCCCGCCCTGTTGCGCCGGCTGctggtgccggtgccggtgctggTGCGGGACGGGGAGCcgtgccggggctgccccgctagccccccgccgcccgccgcccgccccaaGCTGGGCTGCGCCCTGGCGGGCTGCAGCGCCCAGGCCGCCCTCTCCGTCCAGGGCTACCAAGCCTGCCCGCCCGCCCTGGGCGTCTTCCCCGCGTACCAGCACTTAGCGCACCCCGCCGTCGTCTCCTGGAGCTGGTGACAGCGGCGCCTCGCCCTCCGGGCCGGACTCATCCCGAGGGCGCCTGGGCTGCCCGCTCCTCCGCCGGCTCGCCCGGGGGCACGGGGCCCGGGCACGGCTTTTGTAAAACCTCCGCTCCCCCTGTTTCTTTCTGAGAGGGTTCcctgataaaaaataataataatgatccTAGCGACCTAGTTTATTTGCAGATAGTTTATTCTTCCGGTGACTAATAAAATGATTTGGGAcgaatttttttattttttttttcccggcGGCGAAGTGTATTTTTGACGATTAGGGCTTTCGCTTTGGATTACCACTTGCGCCGTAAAAGCTTCTCTTGCCAGCGGAATTTCACCCACGATTTCCTCTATTTTACCCACATAAGCcaacaaagggagaaaaaaaattggggCGAGCACCCTACGGTACTGCAGGTGCCGTTTGCGATGCGGGCCCGGGGCCGCTGGCTccggcagagcagcagctgcttgctgcCTTTTTCAGAGCCTCTAAGGCCAGGAGTAAGCAAATATTCCCGTTGGTGCGCATCTGTTGCAAATCGGCTGGGGAAGGATGGCCAAGAGAAAACAGTGAAGACTTTTAACGGCCTGAGAGTTGGGTTTTGAGACGCTTGGACGAActattgattttattatttggggaaaaaaaatagtcatatAATAGTCCTGCTAACTGTGAATGGGGAAAAcccctcaaaaataaaaaaaataaataaataaaaatagaaaaaccaGGTCTCCTTCAATTATGGACTAGACTCACAGCATCCACCCCTCTGGCGGGAGCCGCAGACCAAGAACCCGGAGGGAATATCTGCGGGTGAAGACCCCGCGGGGACTGATGTTCGTCGAGGAAATGTTGTCGAGAAGCGGGACCCGCAgaagcttttgttgttgttgttgttttggtttggtttgcttttcccGGGAGACAGCAACTCGGCCCAGATTTGCCCCCGGGATGTGCCGTGCAGTGACCGCATCCCGGGCAGCTCCCGCAGGCAGGGATGCGAGGCGCTTCGCGGGGATGCTTGGTGGCTCCTAACCCTGCTTCCCCACGGCCGCATCCCTTCCGTGAGGTCCTGCGGCGGCTCGGAGTCGCCCCTGACCCCGTGCCGGAGGATGAGACCCAGCTGCAGGATGGAACCGCGGGGTCCTCCCATCCAAATCCCCTCCCAGCACCGTCCCACCGCCACGCTCGGCCGGGGCACCAGGTGCCAAGGGGGATGCGGGCCGGGCCGCGCTTCGGACACGGGGGAATACAGCCTCCGTGtcacctgttgttttttttttattgttgttgttgtctttcccctcttccttttatttttcctcctgccatccgaaatcttttttctctttttccctcttttttttttttttttttggtctcagCTGCTGGCCACCTTGTCTCCCATATGGATGGGGTTATCTTAGAAGAATCTCCCAGAGAATCGCTCCTTAAACCTTCTTTTGTCTTGGGAGTTGAAAAGAGCATTGTTGTGCTTGAAAAGGACCTAGACAAAATCCGCACTGTTTCAATTCAGGACTGTTTAATCAGTCCCTAGTGACAATTTTATGGGTTTTAGGCGGTACAATAGTATCTTTTAAAACCTTGTGGCCTTCATGAAAACAAAGGGTTTGAATTTTATGGGCTTACAACTCCAATTAGAACAGTGCCAATGTGTATGGGAGATTATCAAATTTGTATCATAAAACCCCTTTATAATAAATGATTGCTGgaagctggggggaggggggcggcggggaggatGGGGATGAAGGGACCCGGACTTCAAGCTCCGGACTTTGTCGCATATAGTTTTAAAAGTGCACATGCTGCTCTTCATTTTAACTCTTTGCGACCCAGCTATGCAGCAGGAGCAGTCGTGGAAATAGCGTGACTTCTTCATTAGAAACGGAAACAAAGACAGCAGGAGAAGCCCTCTCCTCCACAGCCTGAATCTACACTCCATCAGCTTGCCGAGGGCTTGGCCGCATCTCAGCCAAGAGGCGCTGGGGTCTTTCCAGGCTCCTTGGCTATCTgggctgctctcctgccctgGAGACCACACGTGGCCCTAGGAAGCTTCTGTGAAATAGGAGGTCTTTATTACATTACTGCTTTCACCAGTTACTGGCTGTATAGGCAATGGCAGGGGGTATTACGGTGACCCTTTCTCTCCTCTTGCCCTCCCAGCCCTAGGCTGCATGGACTCCCACTAAGGACCTGCTACAATGTCCCTGATGTGGGGTTCTTGAAGCAAAACAAGCAGGTTCTGGGCATTGCCTTTTACCAAACCCGGGGGGTGGGAAAGGTGCAGTTCCTGATCACTAGCAAAGGCCAAAGCCCTGTCAGGCTGACGGACAGTAAGCACAGCATAGGTGTAGGAGGACAATAAAGTCAGGCTTAAGTACTGAGACAAGCAGCTCCCTGAATTGGTACCTCCGGGTAGGAGGAAGAATGTATTAAATAAGAAGTCAACTCAGTAGACGATGGAaatttacagtaaaaaatgtTGTGAAGAAGACTGAGCGGGACTGAAAatattgtggttttgtttgtttgtttgtttgtttgtttttccctaataGAAACAAATGGATCCATCTACATTTCAAGTGTATTAGCTAGGAAAATTGATTTGCTAACCTAAACAGTGTTTAAGCTGTATCTAAGAGATAGACTTGACAAATGTTACTGGTAACGAATTTGAGGCAAAAAACTTATTGtctttcagtgtattttctgtaactttgttttggtttagtttttaataagacaggaaatcatggttgtgtttctttttgtgtttttgttgtttgttttttttttttgtgtgtgtgtgtgattttattttattttattttattttattttgttttgttttgttttgttttgttttatttttatttctgtaagggGTGAATGCACACACAATCTAtaccttttccccttttcttttgccCCATCCATTTTCACTGTTACTTTCACCCTGCAAACAGGACTGTGATTTCACTGAAACTAATGAATAAACATGTAATGATCAAGACCTGAATGCCACCCTCAGCTAATGAAAAGCATTGCTAACATCTTCAAACATCTTCCTAGGTGCTTTATTCTTattcagtaaataaatagaCTTTGCAAAAGCCCAGCCCTGTTTCAGTGGGAGCCCCTGGGCACATGTTTGTTAACTCAGAACCAAGGCATCTATCACTAGATTTTGTTTCCAGGAAATGGACAATAGGTCAGGAAGAGCATATGATCCAGCTTCTATGTTATAATTTATGAGCCATTTGTGTCCCTGCCAATGCATGTCCATCATTAGTCCCTGGATATATAcgtaacacattttaaaaattacaacaaaaagaaaccGTAACCTGCCAAGCAGAACACTGTTGAGcaccaaaataaatttattttctttaccacTGACATATGAAAGGCTCCTGGCAGCCTTGCATTATGTATGTCTAGGTTAATAACCCATCAGACCATACTGTTAACTAAGTGCAAGTCAGATCTGCGAAAACTCTTTGGGCTTTTCAGCCCCTCCTGCCTCAAAGTGCTGCACTGCCAGGAACAGCCTTCCACCCCCTGGTCAGGGTCCAGCCAGTGCTGGAGCAAACAGTGTCcccattttgctttcagtaacCAGTGGTGCCCAGCACTTTCGGCAGAGCATCACAGGCCTggctttttctattttcagtgcCCTTCACAAACCACAGGTCTTTAATGAGGTTATTACTCATTACTCTTTTACTGGACTCAAATGACTGAtaactgctgcttctggagAAGATGTGAATGGCTAGGATACAAGGAATCCCAGTCTCTGAGGATTACTAATGGCACCCAGCCCTTTCATCAAAAGCCTAGGTagtgtattttcctttttcccagtTGGTGGTTCCAACCCATGAGTACCAGTCCAGTCCTATATGTATTGACCTATCAATATGTTATTGATAGTGCACTCCTCCCAGAACTCTTGCCTTGACCAATGAatagtaaaacaaaaacttccttccttccacctacctgacattaaaaaaaaaaaaaaaaaaaaaaagaaaaagaaaacagaggaagcGTCAAGTGCCACCAACATCAGCAGTGACTGAAGGATGCCAATCACCTCACACAGGAGGCTTCCGGCTCACATTACTTGAAAGGGAACTTCCTATGAGAAAGAGGACAACAGATGCAGACATCAGAGAAGTTGCTTTATGCTCTCCAAGCATAAAGTTGTTCTCAGGTATCAAGTAAGAGTACGGTAGCTCAGAGCAGCAACAGTATGCATTATTAGCGCGATCAAAAGTCACTTACACATCTGCAAGACTTAACAGAGATAACAGGTTTTTGCCTGTCACTAAGCACAGCTTACTTAGCTAGCAGGTCAGGATTATTGTCCATTATATTCAGACTTACAATTGCATTCTAAACAGAGAAGGCAATAAGCTCTTCAGAGTGAGGATGGTGGCAGTAGTACCAGTTTTCATCCTATATTCTCCAGTCCTCTTCTATTTAAAAGAGATTATGAAGTATGTCAGATCTGTGTGCTCTGAAGTCAGGTTTCCCAAGCAAAAATTGGGATACCTCTCTGTACAGCATTGCTTCCTTGTATCGCTTCCTTTACATTCAGGACCAATGTGAAGAATGAGTCCATTTCAGACACTCATTCACAGGTCTCAGACTGTCTTTCTGAGCAAAAGGAGACCAAACTATTTAGAGACAATTACACGTTAGTTACTCCTCCATCAGCCTTTGCTCCATCTAATGTTTATACCTGGGAGTTAGATAACCTCTCCGTAATCTGACCGAGTTTGGATCTGGATGAGAAATacttcaaaagagaaaaggaacagacacaataagaaaaaggaaatagaaaagtcATCAGCAAAAGAGCAAAAACTCCTCACCAATTCTGAAGTCCAAAGAGTGCATTTCAGTGGGACCATCCCAGAGTTCTTCATGTTGCTTTTGAGAAGCAGCCAAATTTCTCAGGGGCATCCAACAtgcaaaacagcactgaaatgaTTTCCCGAAATGATCTACCAAAAGTGATTTCCTGCCATCACCAAAAGGCACAACATATTGCTCTGCAGTATTTGTTGGCAGGAGGCAACAGAGGCATCAGACTTTGTTTGCTGGGAATGTAGTTTTCCTCCTAGTTCCTGATTTCCTTGTTGTGGGTGGATGAGAGATTTGGTACTAAGTGAATGGTTTTATGATATTCAACATGGTAGCAATTTTACTAAATCATAAACATAACCACtaaaaatatgtagaaaaagATCAATctggagagaaaatattttatattattattattattttttaataaactagACTGATTTATGTAGTTACATATGAACTTGAGTACATTGGTGTTATGTTAGGGTGTTTGTATGTCTCCCGCCATACACAGTATAGGTATTTAagtaaataatgtattttttaagctGCAATAAAAAGGCAACTGATGAAGTAAATGTACTACTGGTATTTTTCCATATCTGCAGTTTTTCATGAAACCTGtatagattttattattttattttattttattttattttattttattttattttattttattttattttattttattttattttattttattttattttattattattttgttttgttttgttttcccaacaGCTACTGCCTTTCTACAGCTGTTTTTCAGGTTTGTATCCTGTCTTGGATATCTTCCATACTTAACCTACTTGCTCAAGATTTTCCAGTACGtaaaaaagacaaagtaaaCTTTCCTGAAGGTCTGCAGCCAAGTATGGAAAGGTGCCCAATAGCTAATGCCATGCTTGTCTGGAAGCTGTTGATTtgcttctttctgttgtttgtgtGCATTCACATCGAGCTCCTAATTGGACACATCTGCTCTCTGCAAAATAAAGTATCATTCGTGATGATTGCTTTGCCATCACACTTCAGAAAATGCATCTGCTGCTGATAGCTGGGCACCAGTTGGGGATCCTCCTCATGTCTTCCATTTCTCTATTGCTTTCAGAGAGCACCACAttatcaaatgttttttgtGCTATTTGAATAAGTTATGAGGTGGACACGTCTGTTTTTACTCAGTTTTTTACTTCACTTTCCTTACACTGGCCTCAGGAGGCTGTGACAATGTTATTGTTTGAGTCCACAGCGCTGAAGTTCTCTCTTCACCACTGCAATTACTTTCTGTGTGTTCAGTTAACCTGTCTTATACAGAAGGTTGGGATACTGTGAATaatcttcccttcctctttttttttcttttaattccagTAATTTAGTACTCCATTTTTGTCACTCATGTCTAATACAACAATCTTGAGGAACTAATTTTATGTCTGAGTAATCTTCAGATCCAGTTACTCAACTAACTTTCACAATACCAATGTGCATGTTTCTGATTAACATTTGTTTACTCAAATTTGGCTATTGAAAATTAACTTCGTCTATGCTTCAAAGTAATCTAGCAGTTTATTATGGTTTTCTGATTTGAgtacttttgttttaaacatttctttggCAACAGAGTGTTGAAATTTCGGTGCACGGAAATTTCAAGCCACCACAGGAATTCTGTTTTGGTGTCTATGTTTTAAGAAAGGTATTGAAGTACTCAAAAGCTGTCATGCGAGAGACACGGGAAAGGTAGTGGCTTGACAGTCACCCTATGGAGTGAAGGCTGGGGAGAGCCTGTCTATTCTAGCTCATGAAAGAGCCTAAAGAAGCAACCTAAGCTAATGCAGTGACTTAGCAAACATAAATTAGGTCACAAAAGACCCTTCAGGTTAGCATCCAAAGCTTAATGAAGTCTAACACAACATCTAAACAAATCATAGAAGTTGGTCTTTTATTGAGAATTAATTCCAGGGATCCCCCTTGAGATGACAGTGTTTGATCATAACAATCCCTTTTGGCCTTAAAATCTACATGTTTAAGTTTGCTGCCCTGGTGGACTGGTGGGCATTGTGGACTGAGCTGGTGCCTTGTTATCAACTCATGTAAATTATTACCACCCTTATTACCACCCTTGGGCTGCTTTAATTTTAGCTAGTCATGGAAGAGATATTCATGTACAGAAAAGTAGCTGAATTTGGGGTGGATGAAGCTGTGAAGGTGGTGTCTCTATGTCTCTTTCTAGCAGCATGTGCCTACTGGTTTGCAGAAATCCTGGGCAGTGGTGCTGCCAAAAGGTCAAATCTCTGCCCATCTCACCAGCATTTTTCCCATCTGATTTGGCAGCATAAAGATCAGCCAGGCTGCCTTATGTCTCCTGGTCACTGTCCCTCTGGCACTGACTGCACAGAAAATGGGGGCTGCTTGGGACATCTTCAGGTTAGGTTCCCAAGGGCACCTTGTAACTGCTCaggaaaagagctgaaaaatcaggagGCAGAGGAAATATATGTGTgagtttctgttgctttttctctccttctcttgctctctctctccaccATCAGGCTATGCCTACTATAGAATCAGGCCAGTAGCTGCTCCTAACAGCCTCACTTTGCATTTTTTGCTATTGTCACCGCACCAGCCAATCATGTAAAAAATGATATATTGACTTCACAGGTGCTTCTGTTTTGAACATgattaaataactttttattgtcatcttcaaagcatttttatgGTCATTTACTGAGTGAAAGGGGCTCTGATTTTGTGAGCATCTGCCAGAATATGTTTGATCCTGTCatcatttcttcagaaaatcacGCGCCTGTAGCTAGAGTGCAAGATACGGTAAGTGCATGAATTGTCCATTGCACTCTGCACTTACAACACTGCCTTCATTGAAAATGATAACAACAGCAGGGGAGAGATCTTGGAAGTTAAGCTAcctgctgttttctccttgatGTTTGAGCTCTTGGATGCTGTATGAATCTCAGAGATGCAAAGAGCAGCTTCTATGTTGATGCCCTATTTTATTGGTTATTTAAACGTGGTATGTTGTTTGTAATTAGAGCTGACTGGAAAGGAGGGTTTCCATTTTGCAGGAGATGCCAGGTGTTTTGCTCTGTATCAGCACAGCAAAACCACAGCACTGATGGAAACCTGGGCCAtgcatttctgctgctctgcagacctCTGGTGGGCACCCCATTTTAAGTTTGCATGGGGACCCCAGAAACTGAACAGAATTCACATGTACCTCTCAAATGTCACAATCCTGCTGAATCAGCACTttcctgtgggaaaaaaaaaaagccagagcaCTCCCTGTCAGCATTATCTATCTATGCAACAGCCTTCATTGACCTCCATCTGGGTTTACAGTCCCTGTGCACATCAAAATAGAAGTACTTCTTGCTAGCTGAGTTAGGCTAGTAATATTGCATGGATGAAGCAAACAGAGTTACAAGTAGCACATCTTTGTTTAAATTTAGCAGTAACCAGCTGGCCACATTCTGTAGGAAGCAGGAAGGGAGGATTCATAGGGAGGGATTTGACGGAAAATCAAGCAGAGGctataaaaacatttctctaaAATGGCAGGATAATGAAAAAGGGATGCCAAGCAAAGCGTTTGCTGATCATCTGTGTGTCACACTTATAACCTACTCCAGCTAGCTCAGCCCACAGTACAGAGGGGACGTGCAGGTGTTTGGAAGGATCACTTCCCACACATTATATTTTCTGCAGGATTCTTTTCTGCAGACataattatttgttatttcattaCCACCCTCTGAGACGGGCTGTTAAAGTGCAAggtgaaaaaggcaaaaagtggGAAAGAAGAGTATGAGGGTGTCAGCATTAATGAAAGCAACCAAAATGAGGCTAATCCACAGCAGAGGCTTGACTCTCAGAGGAAACCTGTGGACTAACTGTTTACTTCTTTCCGTCCCTTCCATATCACTGTGTCCATCAGCACTGCAACACCTGTTTCTGGCTCTACCATCTCTGTTACTTTTGATGCTTTCACAACTGCCCTCTCCACCTTTGAAGCCATCATCTCCCTCCTCACAAAATTATCAATGAAGACATGAAGTTcatattaattcatttttcatggaACAATTTGAAAGACAgatctgaaagacaaaagagatAGTTAACAATAATGGCTCTTGATATCACAACAAAATAGCTTCTCATATCAGGAAAGTAAAATTGTTTGATTTCAGGAATTCTATGATTTGATTGGAAATATCAAAGGAAGGAGACTGCAGGAGATATCTAACAAGCCTATGAAGATCTCTAATGGAGGAATATTTCTGCCTATATTAAGGTGTTTATCTGTGTGAATGTATGCCACTTTTTCAGCACCATAACACACAAGGATCAAGAATCAGTGAGTCCGATCTCAAAAATCATGCGGTCaatgtaaagaataatttttttgtttctttgtttgttttatttttgcctcacagtttctttttgaagaaaaataatttagttaaattttaaatgagttttgttttatttttccctttcaaatgtGAATGTTGAGCTCAGTGAGAACTAAAATTGCATGTATTTGTACATGCTGTCACTTTAAAAGTTGACTTCAAGAACCAGGACATTGAAATAATTACATTGGCAGTCCTGTCAAAATCACAAGAGTAAAttaattctgcattttcaaaagtaaGACAACCCTGTTGTAAAATAGGTTGTCACTTGTGTGGTTACATTTCACTGGTTGTGCAAGGCTGGGAAGGCTCCTGGCTGTCAGTTTTCTGTCTACTCAGTATTATCACAAAGAGGTTCAGTAAATTCAGGTGGAATCTGTCATAGTAAGAGCTGAGTGGTAAATGAACTGTGGGAAGAGAAATACCTTGCTGAAATACttcttgaatttatttcttgtttcttcttttcttctaatgGAGAAAGAGTGGATCAATACTTAAAAGCACTGTGTTACCAATTTGGTATTTCTGCACTTATTAACACACACcactaaacaaacaaagaaacaatctATATTTGTCAGCACGGAGTTGAAAGACACCTGAATGCCATTAAAAGAAACTGGCCCATAAAGTCATAAATAAAGGGATCCGGAAACATTTTGAAGTGCTAAAGGGCTTGCTGCTTGTTGGATGCACAGTGACTGAAAGCTGAGATCAGAGGGACCTCTAGGTTCAATGTGCAGCATTCACAGTGAGTCCACTTGAGAACCGGTTATGAGAAATGGGTCCCTTGAAGACTGTTTGCTTACTATCACAGGAGGAAAGGGTCCGTGCCAGCAGGGAGGGTTGTCTTTGTCTCCTAGGCAGAAATCAGCTAGCAAAGCTGGAGTCTGGTGCCGCAAGAGAGAGGCTGGCTTGGAAGTGGGGAAGCAGGGGAAAGCTTGCTGAATGTTTCTAGGATTGTTCTCTGCTTCATACGTCCCatctatttgttttcattcagttcCAAGGGTATTGACCCACTGGGTCATTTCAAACAACCTCCATGAAGCTGCAGGCAACTGTGCACTAAATGTGGAAAGATGTGCAGGACTACTGCTATGCACCTTTCACGTGCCAAAAGTCACATGGTGTTCTCCAGATTGTTTAGCACTTAGCACCTTAAGACACTTTGCACATTTTAGTAAGTGCTAGGCTTCTTATATTAACAGGTTGCCTAACtgcaacagaacagaaaatcaaggggcaagaaaagcaaataaaatagagGAGAACATGCACATGAGATGTGAGAGATTAAAAAAGTAATACTGTGAGATGGATCCGAGTATATCTGACAGCATTCTTGCCAtactgcacagagctgggatgGGAAAGACCAGACTTTCTCTATACATTGTTCAAAGTGTCTGTGTACAGCAGATCAATCGTGTGCCAGACTGTGTAAGTAGAAAGTGTGGGCTGCATTAGCTATTTAATGTTTGGCCAAGGTTAATTCGCTGTACACTGTGGATTTGTGAATCCATTGTTCTAGTCTACGGAGACATCAGACTAAGGTATATGCAAACAATGGATGCAGACAAGCTTGGTTTCAGcttgttaaaaggaaaaacaaaacaaaacaaaacaaaacagtcaatTTTAGCTAGAAATATAAAGAACTGCCTTAAAGGAGCTTCTGTTTACCTAAGACAGATCAGTTTGAGCCTCAGCTTGAATATCATTGGTAGTGCCCCAAACAAGCATTGCTATCCAGTAGAAAACAGGGCATGTTCCCCAGTGGGGTGGCAAAATTTAGATATGTCCCTATTCCCACTCAGCAGACCTGTGTctttctgagctgctgctttgtgttaGTGgggacaaaacaaaaatctgcattGTCATGGGGTAGCTATATACACCTCTTGGGAGAAATGGGTCAGACATGACTGCTGCCAGGATGGGTGGCATACAGGTGAACTGGCTGAAGCAGCACAAGAAATGCAGCTCTTGACACAAACACCATACCTGCATGCTTTTGTGTGCTCTGTAACTGTGAAGCACTGCCACTGTACTGGCAGCCTTCAAACAGGTCCTGTTGACCTGATCCTATGCAGAGAATAGCAGCCTGAACCCAGCCCACACAGGCTGTTTGGGAAGTCAATCTTCTCCTTATAAAACCCGAAGACGATGAAGAAATTGACCCTTGCCTCCCACGGTGCCTCCCATGCTAGCTCACAAGACCGTCCAAAAGAGGTTT
This region includes:
- the NKX2-8 gene encoding homeobox protein Nkx-2.8, with the translated sequence MATSGRISFTVRSILDLPEQDAHSIKQASDHHHSAENYAGSSYGGWIETDRNHYPSSDESGPELSLPDSTQRPLPARGSEAEKKKKRRVLFSKAQTLELERRFRQQRYLSAPEREQLARLLSLTPTQVKIWFQNHRYKMKRARSEGPGSPPPPRPPALLRRLLVPVPVLVRDGEPCRGCPASPPPPAARPKLGCALAGCSAQAALSVQGYQACPPALGVFPAYQHLAHPAVVSWSW